One genomic segment of Echeneis naucrates chromosome 18, fEcheNa1.1, whole genome shotgun sequence includes these proteins:
- the LOC115058692 gene encoding carboxypeptidase Z isoform X2 produces MLLILLQFWVLVSAARPRCDPGFRGLCKPTVEEKPKCTDVLLSYCDDMSYTQTMFPNILGHKTREEAEAGAEYLLISVAESLLGGECNPEIRMLGCSVLTPRCEKAKVLKPCRTTCEAVRKKCSHAFDGIEMAWPYFLDCDRFFVSEEEGCYDPLEGLKEQEGEAFDSMEMFPPEEPATSMQFIYHSNAQMTSVLKKTEEQCSDIARTYSIGRSMEGRELLVIEFSNNPGQHELLEPEMKYIGNMHGNEVMGRQLLIYLAQYLCSEYLLGNERVQTLINTTRIHILPSMNPDGYEVAVSGIQDNQGDDEEQRYDSWNVGRNNAQNIDLNRNFPDLTSIVYNRRRQKGYRTDHIPIPDYYWFGKVAPETYAVMKWIRSIPFVLSANFHGGDLVVSYPYDLSKHPLERNMLSPAPDDQVFKFLAKTYANAHETMSNENAQCGPSASHSQKGIINGAQWSSFAGGMQDFNYLHTNCFEVTVELGCEKFPPEEELAFSWHQNHEALLTFIEAAHRGIKGIVKDEEGNGIKGAQISVKGIRHDITTVENGEYWRILTPGIHIVVASAPGYEKAMKKVHLPPRMHTAGRVDFVLKKAAEELDMQKEDAIILPTDSYDRFDPYNQYERYTLMADLSQQPVQREEKPWWWSYFAQPGGPTPTWLLKHY; encoded by the exons ATGCTGCTGATCCTGCTGCAGTTCTGGGTCCTGGTCTCGGCTGCTCGTCCTCGGTGTGACCCGGGATTTCGAG GATTGTGCAAACCAACAGTGGAAGAAAAAC CCAAATGCACAGATGTCCTGCTGTCCTACTGCGATGACATGTCCTACACTCAGACCATGTTCCCAAACATTCTTGGCCACAAGACCCGGGAGGAAGCAGAGGCAGGTGCAGAGTACCTCCTCATAAGTGTGGCTGAGTCCCTGCTTGGCGGAGAGTGCAACCCTGAGATCCGCATGCTGGGCTGCTCAGTGTTGACCCCACGCTGCGAGAAGGCAAAGGTGCTGAAGCCGTGCCGAACCACCTGCGAGGCAGTGCGTAAAAAATGCAGCCATGCTTTTGATGGGATAGAGATGGCCTGGCCCTACTTCCTGGACTGTGACCGCTTCTttgtcagtgaggaagaaggaTGTTACGACCCACTGGAAGGCCTCAAGG AGCAAGAAGGAGAGGCCTTTGACAGCATGGAGATGTTTCCTCCTGAGGAGCCGGCGACCTCCATGCAGTTCATCTACCACTCCAATGCTCAGATGACCAGCGTCCTGAAGAAAACTGAGGAACAATGCTCCGACATAGCCAGAACCTACAGCATTGGGCGCAGCATGGAGGGCAGAGAGCTGCTTGTGATCGAGTTCTCCAACAATCCAGGCCAACATGAACTGC TCGAGCCAGAGATGAAGTACATCGGCAACATGCATGGAAATGAAGTCATGGGTCGCCAGCTGCTGATCTACTTGGCTCAGTACCTGTGTTCAGAGTATCTGTTGGGGAATGAGCGCGTCCAGACTCTCATCAACACCACCCGCATCCACATCCTGCCCTCCATGAACCCTGATGGATACGAGGTGGCGGTTTCCGGAATCCAGGACAATCAAGGCGACGAtgaggag CAACGGTATGACAGTTGGAACGTCGGTCGAAACAATGCTCAGAACATTGACCTGAACAGAAACTTCCCAGATTTGACTTCCATCGTTTACAACCGACGCAGACAAAAAGGCTACCGCACCGACCACATCCCAATCCCAGACTATTACTGGTTTGGTAAG GTTGCACCAGAGACGTACGCTGTCATGAAATGGATCCGCTCCATCCCTTTTGTGCTGTCTGCTAACTTCCACGGTGGGGACCTGGTGGTGTCATACCCGTACGATCTGTCCAAACACCCACTGGAACGCAACATGTTGTCTCCAGCACCAGACGATCAG gttTTCAAGTTTCTGGCTAAAACATATGCAAATGCCCACGAAACAATGTCCAATGAAAATGCCCAGTGTGGACCATCTGCCAGTCACAGTCAGAAAGGAATCATTAACGGAGCACAGTGGTCCAGCTTTGCAGGCG GTATGCAGGACTTCAACTATCTTCACACCAACTGTTTTGAGGTGACGGTGGAGCTGGGCTGTGAGAAATTCCCCCCTGAAGAGGAGCTGGCCTTCAGCTGGCACCAAAACCATGAGGCTTTGCTCACATTTATAGAGGCA GCCCATCGTGGTATCAAAGGCATCGTAAAAGATGAGGAGGGAAATGGAATAAAAGGTGCACAGATATCAGTCAAAGGAATACGACATGATATCACCACAG TTGAAAACGGAGAATACTGGCGCATCCTCACCCCTGGCATCCACATTGTGGTTGCCTCGGCCCCGGGCTATGAGAAAGCCATGAAGAAGGTTCACTTGCCCCCTCGTATGCACACGGCAGGTCGAGTGGACTTTGTGTTGAAGAAAGCTGCGGAGGAGCTGGACATGCAGAAGGAGGATGCCATCATCCTACCCACGGATTCCTATGATCGCTTCGATCCTTACAACCAGTATGAGCGCTACACCCTGATGGCTGATCTGAGTCAGCAGCctgtgcagagagaggagaagccCTGGTGGTGGAGCTACTTTGCCCAGCCAGGTGGACCCACCCCCACCTGGCTGCTGAAACACTACTAG
- the LOC115058692 gene encoding carboxypeptidase Z isoform X1 — protein MLLILLQFWVLVSAARPRCDPGFRGLCKPTVEEKPKCTDVLLSYCDDMSYTQTMFPNILGHKTREEAEAGAEYLLISVAESLLGGECNPEIRMLGCSVLTPRCEKAKVLKPCRTTCEAVRKKCSHAFDGIEMAWPYFLDCDRFFVSEEEGCYDPLEGLKEQEGEAFDSMEMFPPEEPATSMQFIYHSNAQMTSVLKKTEEQCSDIARTYSIGRSMEGRELLVIEFSNNPGQHELLEPEMKYIGNMHGNEVMGRQLLIYLAQYLCSEYLLGNERVQTLINTTRIHILPSMNPDGYEVAVSGIQDNQGDDEEQQRYDSWNVGRNNAQNIDLNRNFPDLTSIVYNRRRQKGYRTDHIPIPDYYWFGKVAPETYAVMKWIRSIPFVLSANFHGGDLVVSYPYDLSKHPLERNMLSPAPDDQVFKFLAKTYANAHETMSNENAQCGPSASHSQKGIINGAQWSSFAGGMQDFNYLHTNCFEVTVELGCEKFPPEEELAFSWHQNHEALLTFIEAAHRGIKGIVKDEEGNGIKGAQISVKGIRHDITTVENGEYWRILTPGIHIVVASAPGYEKAMKKVHLPPRMHTAGRVDFVLKKAAEELDMQKEDAIILPTDSYDRFDPYNQYERYTLMADLSQQPVQREEKPWWWSYFAQPGGPTPTWLLKHY, from the exons ATGCTGCTGATCCTGCTGCAGTTCTGGGTCCTGGTCTCGGCTGCTCGTCCTCGGTGTGACCCGGGATTTCGAG GATTGTGCAAACCAACAGTGGAAGAAAAAC CCAAATGCACAGATGTCCTGCTGTCCTACTGCGATGACATGTCCTACACTCAGACCATGTTCCCAAACATTCTTGGCCACAAGACCCGGGAGGAAGCAGAGGCAGGTGCAGAGTACCTCCTCATAAGTGTGGCTGAGTCCCTGCTTGGCGGAGAGTGCAACCCTGAGATCCGCATGCTGGGCTGCTCAGTGTTGACCCCACGCTGCGAGAAGGCAAAGGTGCTGAAGCCGTGCCGAACCACCTGCGAGGCAGTGCGTAAAAAATGCAGCCATGCTTTTGATGGGATAGAGATGGCCTGGCCCTACTTCCTGGACTGTGACCGCTTCTttgtcagtgaggaagaaggaTGTTACGACCCACTGGAAGGCCTCAAGG AGCAAGAAGGAGAGGCCTTTGACAGCATGGAGATGTTTCCTCCTGAGGAGCCGGCGACCTCCATGCAGTTCATCTACCACTCCAATGCTCAGATGACCAGCGTCCTGAAGAAAACTGAGGAACAATGCTCCGACATAGCCAGAACCTACAGCATTGGGCGCAGCATGGAGGGCAGAGAGCTGCTTGTGATCGAGTTCTCCAACAATCCAGGCCAACATGAACTGC TCGAGCCAGAGATGAAGTACATCGGCAACATGCATGGAAATGAAGTCATGGGTCGCCAGCTGCTGATCTACTTGGCTCAGTACCTGTGTTCAGAGTATCTGTTGGGGAATGAGCGCGTCCAGACTCTCATCAACACCACCCGCATCCACATCCTGCCCTCCATGAACCCTGATGGATACGAGGTGGCGGTTTCCGGAATCCAGGACAATCAAGGCGACGAtgaggag CAGCAACGGTATGACAGTTGGAACGTCGGTCGAAACAATGCTCAGAACATTGACCTGAACAGAAACTTCCCAGATTTGACTTCCATCGTTTACAACCGACGCAGACAAAAAGGCTACCGCACCGACCACATCCCAATCCCAGACTATTACTGGTTTGGTAAG GTTGCACCAGAGACGTACGCTGTCATGAAATGGATCCGCTCCATCCCTTTTGTGCTGTCTGCTAACTTCCACGGTGGGGACCTGGTGGTGTCATACCCGTACGATCTGTCCAAACACCCACTGGAACGCAACATGTTGTCTCCAGCACCAGACGATCAG gttTTCAAGTTTCTGGCTAAAACATATGCAAATGCCCACGAAACAATGTCCAATGAAAATGCCCAGTGTGGACCATCTGCCAGTCACAGTCAGAAAGGAATCATTAACGGAGCACAGTGGTCCAGCTTTGCAGGCG GTATGCAGGACTTCAACTATCTTCACACCAACTGTTTTGAGGTGACGGTGGAGCTGGGCTGTGAGAAATTCCCCCCTGAAGAGGAGCTGGCCTTCAGCTGGCACCAAAACCATGAGGCTTTGCTCACATTTATAGAGGCA GCCCATCGTGGTATCAAAGGCATCGTAAAAGATGAGGAGGGAAATGGAATAAAAGGTGCACAGATATCAGTCAAAGGAATACGACATGATATCACCACAG TTGAAAACGGAGAATACTGGCGCATCCTCACCCCTGGCATCCACATTGTGGTTGCCTCGGCCCCGGGCTATGAGAAAGCCATGAAGAAGGTTCACTTGCCCCCTCGTATGCACACGGCAGGTCGAGTGGACTTTGTGTTGAAGAAAGCTGCGGAGGAGCTGGACATGCAGAAGGAGGATGCCATCATCCTACCCACGGATTCCTATGATCGCTTCGATCCTTACAACCAGTATGAGCGCTACACCCTGATGGCTGATCTGAGTCAGCAGCctgtgcagagagaggagaagccCTGGTGGTGGAGCTACTTTGCCCAGCCAGGTGGACCCACCCCCACCTGGCTGCTGAAACACTACTAG
- the LOC115058692 gene encoding carboxypeptidase Z isoform X3, with amino-acid sequence MLLILLQFWVLVSAARPRCDFIFSTSAKCTDVLLSYCDDMSYTQTMFPNILGHKTREEAEAGAEYLLISVAESLLGGECNPEIRMLGCSVLTPRCEKAKVLKPCRTTCEAVRKKCSHAFDGIEMAWPYFLDCDRFFVSEEEGCYDPLEGLKEAFDSMEMFPPEEPATSMQFIYHSNAQMTSVLKKTEEQCSDIARTYSIGRSMEGRELLVIEFSNNPGQHELLEPEMKYIGNMHGNEVMGRQLLIYLAQYLCSEYLLGNERVQTLINTTRIHILPSMNPDGYEVAVSGIQDNQGDGYDSWNVGRNNAQNIDLNRNFPDLTSIVYNRRRQKGYRTDHIPIPDYYWFGKVAPETYAVMKWIRSIPFVLSANFHGGDLVVSYPYDLSKHPLERNMLSPAPDDQVFKFLAKTYANAHETMSNENAQCGPSASHSQKGIINGAQWSSFAGGMQDFNYLHTNCFEVTVELGCEKFPPEEELAFSWHQNHEALLTFIEAAHRGIKGIVKDEEGNGIKGAQISVKGIRHDITTVENGEYWRILTPGIHIVVASAPGYEKAMKKVHLPPRMHTAGRVDFVLKKAAEELDMQKEDAIILPTDSYDRFDPYNQYERYTLMADLSQQPVQREEKPWWWSYFAQPGGPTPTWLLKHY; translated from the exons ATGCTGCTGATCCTGCTGCAGTTCTGGGTCCTGGTCTCGGCTGCTCGTCCTCGGTGTG attttattttctcaacctCAGCCAAATGCACAGATGTCCTGCTGTCCTACTGCGATGACATGTCCTACACTCAGACCATGTTCCCAAACATTCTTGGCCACAAGACCCGGGAGGAAGCAGAGGCAGGTGCAGAGTACCTCCTCATAAGTGTGGCTGAGTCCCTGCTTGGCGGAGAGTGCAACCCTGAGATCCGCATGCTGGGCTGCTCAGTGTTGACCCCACGCTGCGAGAAGGCAAAGGTGCTGAAGCCGTGCCGAACCACCTGCGAGGCAGTGCGTAAAAAATGCAGCCATGCTTTTGATGGGATAGAGATGGCCTGGCCCTACTTCCTGGACTGTGACCGCTTCTttgtcagtgaggaagaaggaTGTTACGACCCACTGGAAGGCCTCAAGG AGGCCTTTGACAGCATGGAGATGTTTCCTCCTGAGGAGCCGGCGACCTCCATGCAGTTCATCTACCACTCCAATGCTCAGATGACCAGCGTCCTGAAGAAAACTGAGGAACAATGCTCCGACATAGCCAGAACCTACAGCATTGGGCGCAGCATGGAGGGCAGAGAGCTGCTTGTGATCGAGTTCTCCAACAATCCAGGCCAACATGAACTGC TCGAGCCAGAGATGAAGTACATCGGCAACATGCATGGAAATGAAGTCATGGGTCGCCAGCTGCTGATCTACTTGGCTCAGTACCTGTGTTCAGAGTATCTGTTGGGGAATGAGCGCGTCCAGACTCTCATCAACACCACCCGCATCCACATCCTGCCCTCCATGAACCCTGATGGATACGAGGTGGCGGTTTCCGGAATCCAGGACAATCAAGGCGACG GGTATGACAGTTGGAACGTCGGTCGAAACAATGCTCAGAACATTGACCTGAACAGAAACTTCCCAGATTTGACTTCCATCGTTTACAACCGACGCAGACAAAAAGGCTACCGCACCGACCACATCCCAATCCCAGACTATTACTGGTTTGGTAAG GTTGCACCAGAGACGTACGCTGTCATGAAATGGATCCGCTCCATCCCTTTTGTGCTGTCTGCTAACTTCCACGGTGGGGACCTGGTGGTGTCATACCCGTACGATCTGTCCAAACACCCACTGGAACGCAACATGTTGTCTCCAGCACCAGACGATCAG gttTTCAAGTTTCTGGCTAAAACATATGCAAATGCCCACGAAACAATGTCCAATGAAAATGCCCAGTGTGGACCATCTGCCAGTCACAGTCAGAAAGGAATCATTAACGGAGCACAGTGGTCCAGCTTTGCAGGCG GTATGCAGGACTTCAACTATCTTCACACCAACTGTTTTGAGGTGACGGTGGAGCTGGGCTGTGAGAAATTCCCCCCTGAAGAGGAGCTGGCCTTCAGCTGGCACCAAAACCATGAGGCTTTGCTCACATTTATAGAGGCA GCCCATCGTGGTATCAAAGGCATCGTAAAAGATGAGGAGGGAAATGGAATAAAAGGTGCACAGATATCAGTCAAAGGAATACGACATGATATCACCACAG TTGAAAACGGAGAATACTGGCGCATCCTCACCCCTGGCATCCACATTGTGGTTGCCTCGGCCCCGGGCTATGAGAAAGCCATGAAGAAGGTTCACTTGCCCCCTCGTATGCACACGGCAGGTCGAGTGGACTTTGTGTTGAAGAAAGCTGCGGAGGAGCTGGACATGCAGAAGGAGGATGCCATCATCCTACCCACGGATTCCTATGATCGCTTCGATCCTTACAACCAGTATGAGCGCTACACCCTGATGGCTGATCTGAGTCAGCAGCctgtgcagagagaggagaagccCTGGTGGTGGAGCTACTTTGCCCAGCCAGGTGGACCCACCCCCACCTGGCTGCTGAAACACTACTAG
- the LOC115059281 gene encoding homeobox protein HMX2-like: MPGNMSKEDAPSRGGASLTFTIDNILNLKQRGGGHSDGPKAQRDGGWEDDVQAWDVRRRPDRGTGETGKARARPADLEESTEPLTAGCCPGAQSAHSADDAPEQRQLQQQEEEEASPDAKTMVKKKTRTIFSKRQIFQLEATFDVKRYLSSSERACLASSLQLTETQVKIWFQNRRNKLKRQLSTDMEGPLAAEHFSDAGKNVQLPTFYKDSSLLGGCLLPMPFPVLYPTANAAPYVYFSATGKYFGLFEAD; encoded by the exons ATGCCGGGGAATATGAGCAAAGAGGACGCCCCGAGCCGGGGGGGCGCTTCTTTGACCTTCACTATTGACAACATCCTAAACCTGAAGCAGCGGGGCGGCGGACACTCTGACGGCCCGAAGGCGCAGAGGGACGGTGGATGGGAGGACGATGTTCAAGCGTGGGACGTCCGGAGGAGACCTGACCGCGGGACGGGGGAAACAG GGAAGGCCAGAGCCCGTCCTGCAGACCTGGAGGAAAGCACCGAGCCGCTGACGGCTGGCTGCTGTCCCGGGGCGCAAAGTGCGCACAGCGCCGATGACGCGCCGGAGCAGcggcagctccagcagcaggaggaagaggaggccagccCTGACGCCAAAACCATGGTGAAGAAGAAGACGCGCACCATCTTCTCCAAGAGACAAATCTTTCAGCTGGAGGCCACTTTCGACGTGAAGCGCTATCTGAGCAGCTCGGAGAGAGCTTGCTTGGCCAGCTCCCTGCAGCTCACCGAGACCCAGGTCAAGATCTGGTTTCAGAACCGGCGCAACAAGCTGAAGAGACAGCTGTCCACGGACATGGAGGGCCCGCTGGCCGCAGAACACTTTTCAGATGCGGGGAAAAACGTGCAATTACCGACTTTTTACAAAGACAGCAGCCTGCTGGGCGGATGTTTGTTGCCGATGCCTTTTCCCGTCCTGTACCCGACTGCGAACGCTGCGCCTTACGTCTACTTCTCCGCCACTGGCAAATACTTCGGTCTGTTTGAGGCGGACTGA